A single genomic interval of Thermoanaerobaculum aquaticum harbors:
- a CDS encoding peroxiredoxin produces the protein MSWEVFSVVFLVLFAFGAGAAGPLTEGSPFPQWELVDQQGQKVSSKDLAGKTYLLWFYPKAMTSGCTREGCELRDHYAEFRKLGVEILGVSFDTPADNARFAAEQRFPFRLLSDSSRQLAVQVGAADSPEASYPKRVSFLVGGDGRVLKVYPKVDPATHAQEVLKDLQSLK, from the coding sequence ATGTCGTGGGAAGTGTTTTCGGTTGTGTTTTTGGTGTTGTTTGCTTTTGGGGCGGGGGCAGCCGGTCCTTTGACGGAAGGCAGCCCGTTTCCCCAGTGGGAGCTGGTGGACCAGCAGGGGCAAAAGGTCAGCTCCAAGGACCTGGCAGGGAAGACCTACTTGCTGTGGTTTTACCCCAAGGCCATGACCTCCGGTTGCACCCGGGAAGGCTGTGAGCTGAGGGATCACTACGCGGAGTTTCGCAAGCTGGGGGTGGAGATCCTTGGGGTTTCCTTCGATACCCCTGCCGACAACGCCCGCTTTGCTGCCGAGCAGCGCTTTCCCTTCCGCCTGCTTTCGGATTCGAGCCGCCAGCTGGCGGTGCAGGTAGGGGCGGCGGATTCGCCGGAGGCTTCTTATCCCAAGCGGGTGTCCTTCCTGGTGGGTGGGGACGGCCGGGTTCTTAAGGTGTACCCGAAGGTGGACCCCGCCACCCACGCGCAAGAGGTCCTGAAAGACCTTCAGAGCCTCAAGTAG
- a CDS encoding universal stress protein gives MIKHIVVGLDGSTCGAAAEQLAIQLAAKLGACARGVHILDAAFLQGAFVSDISGAMGFEPFLRLQAQVEQSLQELGNLLKDRFTNFCEQAGVKHRFVLLHGGVVEKLCEEAQTADLLVLGQKGVGAPQHPQFLGPNTGRLLRRCPVPVLIVPEHGSLPQKPLAAFDGSPKAFRALHLAGEICGALAVPLKVVTLGTDEAAASSLLERAASFLEPFAVKASFSWERGEAVEQVLLSMLDPAEHDFLFMGAHGHSRVIETVLGSTTEYVTRRSPVPVLCATRA, from the coding sequence ATGATCAAGCATATTGTGGTTGGCCTCGACGGCTCCACCTGTGGAGCCGCTGCCGAGCAACTGGCCATCCAGTTGGCGGCCAAGCTGGGGGCCTGCGCACGCGGTGTCCACATTCTTGATGCGGCGTTCCTCCAGGGTGCTTTCGTCAGTGACATTTCCGGCGCCATGGGGTTTGAGCCTTTTCTCCGCTTGCAAGCGCAGGTGGAGCAATCGCTGCAAGAGCTCGGCAACTTGCTGAAGGACCGGTTCACGAATTTTTGCGAGCAAGCCGGAGTCAAACACCGCTTCGTGTTGCTCCACGGGGGCGTGGTGGAGAAGCTCTGTGAGGAAGCGCAAACCGCCGATCTCCTGGTGCTCGGGCAGAAAGGCGTGGGTGCCCCCCAGCACCCGCAGTTCCTCGGACCCAACACCGGCCGCTTGCTCCGCCGCTGCCCGGTGCCGGTGCTCATCGTTCCCGAACATGGAAGCCTCCCGCAGAAGCCGCTGGCTGCTTTTGACGGCAGCCCCAAGGCCTTCCGCGCCTTGCACCTGGCCGGGGAAATCTGCGGTGCGCTGGCCGTGCCACTCAAGGTCGTGACCCTGGGAACCGACGAAGCCGCTGCTTCCTCCCTGCTGGAGCGGGCGGCCAGCTTCCTGGAGCCCTTTGCGGTGAAAGCCAGCTTTTCCTGGGAGCGAGGGGAAGCGGTGGAACAGGTGCTCCTTTCCATGCTGGACCCCGCCGAGCACGACTTTCTCTTCATGGGCGCCCACGGCCACAGCCGCGTCATCGAAACGGTTTTGGGTTCCACCACCGAGTACGTCACCCGACGCTCTCCGGTGCCGGTGCTTTGCGCCACCAGAGCTTAG
- a CDS encoding alpha-ketoacid dehydrogenase subunit alpha/beta — translation MAQELTTLASLLTREEVLSAYRLMLTSRRVDDKEIQLKQHNLVFFQISGAGHEAVQVAAGLHLSPRKDWFFPYYRDRALMLTLGMTPYQMFLGSIGAESGPDSKGRQMPSHWGMRALHVASSSSPTGTQCLQAVGFAEAGRYFLALEQGIRCAEVAEDEVVYVSLGDGTTSEGEFWESLNTACNKKLPLLYLIQDNGYAISVTVDVQTAGGSISKLVRSFPNLGVYEVDGCDFLASYATLAEAVARVRSGEGPVLVHAHVVRPYSHSLSDDERLYRPEWEREQEAQKDPLRRTAKLLQEAYGVSAEELSQLEEEVNREVNAAAEAALAEKQPPPESWPLWIYSPEVDPTSEAFATEPKFEDYAPKTMVDLLNACLRDEMARNERIVVFGEDVADASRDEVLSEVKGKGGVFKVTYGLQRLYGSRRVFNTPLAEANIIGRAIGMAMRGLKPVAEIQFFDYIWPAYMQLRNELATMRWRSGGDWSAPVVVRVPIGGYLKGGGPYHSQSGEVLFTHIPGLRVVMPSNALDANGLLRTALRCDDPVIFLEHKHLYRQTHNKAPYPGPDFMIPFGKAAAVREGEDLTIITYGATVVRSLAAAKLLAEEGVEVEILDLRSLAPYDWEAIARSVKKTNRALVVHEDCLSFGYGAEIAARIADELFAYLDAPVRRVAAKDSFVPYAPELEDVVLPQVEDVYRAAKDLLAF, via the coding sequence ATGGCGCAAGAATTGACCACTTTGGCAAGCTTGTTGACCCGGGAGGAAGTGCTTTCCGCCTACCGCCTGATGCTCACCTCGCGGCGGGTGGATGACAAGGAAATCCAGCTCAAGCAGCATAACCTGGTGTTCTTTCAAATTTCCGGTGCCGGCCACGAGGCGGTGCAGGTAGCCGCCGGCCTGCACCTTTCGCCCAGGAAGGACTGGTTTTTCCCTTACTACCGCGACCGCGCGTTGATGCTCACGCTGGGCATGACCCCGTACCAGATGTTTTTGGGCAGCATCGGCGCCGAAAGCGGGCCGGACTCCAAAGGCCGGCAAATGCCTTCCCACTGGGGGATGCGGGCCCTGCACGTGGCTTCCTCCTCTTCGCCCACCGGCACCCAGTGCTTGCAGGCCGTGGGTTTTGCCGAAGCCGGGCGTTACTTTCTGGCTTTGGAGCAGGGCATCCGCTGCGCCGAGGTGGCGGAAGACGAGGTGGTGTACGTCTCCCTGGGGGATGGCACCACTTCTGAAGGGGAGTTCTGGGAGTCTTTGAACACCGCCTGCAACAAGAAGCTGCCGCTTCTATACCTCATTCAGGACAACGGCTACGCCATTTCCGTGACCGTGGACGTGCAAACCGCCGGTGGCTCCATCTCTAAGTTGGTTCGAAGCTTCCCCAACCTGGGTGTGTACGAGGTGGACGGCTGTGATTTCCTTGCCTCTTACGCCACCCTGGCGGAAGCCGTGGCCCGGGTGCGCTCGGGGGAGGGGCCGGTGCTGGTACATGCCCACGTGGTGCGGCCCTACTCCCATTCCCTTTCCGACGATGAGCGCCTCTACCGGCCGGAGTGGGAGCGGGAGCAGGAAGCGCAAAAAGACCCCCTGCGCCGCACCGCCAAGCTGTTGCAGGAAGCCTACGGGGTGAGCGCCGAGGAGCTTTCGCAACTGGAGGAGGAGGTCAACCGCGAGGTCAACGCCGCCGCCGAAGCGGCTCTGGCCGAAAAGCAGCCGCCGCCGGAGTCCTGGCCGCTGTGGATTTACTCGCCCGAGGTGGACCCCACCAGCGAGGCTTTTGCCACCGAACCCAAGTTTGAGGACTACGCCCCCAAGACCATGGTGGACCTGCTCAACGCCTGCTTGCGGGACGAAATGGCCAGAAACGAGCGCATCGTGGTTTTTGGCGAGGACGTGGCCGATGCCTCCCGCGATGAGGTGCTGAGCGAGGTTAAGGGCAAGGGCGGCGTCTTTAAGGTGACCTACGGTTTGCAGCGGCTTTACGGCTCCCGGCGGGTGTTTAACACCCCGCTGGCTGAGGCCAACATCATTGGCCGGGCCATTGGCATGGCCATGCGCGGCTTGAAGCCGGTGGCGGAAATTCAGTTCTTCGACTACATCTGGCCGGCGTACATGCAGCTCCGCAACGAGCTGGCCACCATGCGCTGGCGTTCCGGAGGCGATTGGTCGGCGCCGGTGGTGGTGCGCGTCCCCATTGGCGGCTACCTGAAGGGCGGCGGACCGTACCATTCCCAATCGGGGGAGGTGCTTTTCACCCACATCCCCGGTTTGCGGGTGGTGATGCCCTCCAACGCTTTGGATGCCAACGGCCTCCTGCGCACCGCCCTGCGTTGCGATGACCCGGTGATCTTCCTGGAGCACAAGCACCTCTACCGCCAAACCCACAACAAAGCCCCGTACCCGGGCCCCGATTTCATGATCCCCTTTGGCAAGGCGGCAGCGGTGCGGGAAGGGGAGGACCTCACCATCATCACCTACGGCGCAACCGTTGTGCGCAGCCTGGCAGCAGCCAAGCTGTTGGCCGAAGAGGGGGTTGAGGTGGAAATCCTGGACCTGCGGTCCCTGGCTCCCTACGACTGGGAGGCCATTGCCCGTTCGGTGAAGAAGACCAACCGCGCCCTGGTGGTGCACGAGGATTGCCTGTCCTTCGGCTACGGAGCGGAAATTGCCGCCCGCATTGCCGACGAGCTCTTTGCTTACCTGGACGCCCCCGTCCGGCGGGTCGCGGCCAAGGACAGCTTTGTGCCTTACGCCCCCGAGCTGGAGGACGTGGTGCTCCCCCAGGTGGAGGACGTTTACCGCGCGGCCAAGGACCTGTTGGCCTTTTAG
- the glmS gene encoding glutamine--fructose-6-phosphate transaminase (isomerizing), with translation MCGIFGIVFENDRPLGEILTGAAKRLSYRGYDSVGAAAIDSQGRIDLRKAPGKVEEVAEKLKFSELTGSRGICQLRWATFGAPSYENAQPHLDSDGDLVGAHNGNVVNNAELRRQFIAEGMTVRGTNDGESCVHAVERYVNRGLSLPEAVRAAYRDLAGDFAFVIGNNRENILVAVKKGSGLVVGVGPDFTCCSSDLPSVLPLTRRVIPMEDGEMVVLRPHSVELYRVEDGAPIAREPKEVGEDMGVPEKGGFPHFMLKEIHEQAAAARELYHLLEHSEHLPQIAQEVAKARRVFLVGSGSSYHACLIGSHFFSSLAGILAIPVLPQQFVEQFGPALGADDVAVYVSQSGETKDVLNALNYATAKGVKALGLVNVLGSTLTRKVERYLPLACGWEISVPATKTYTNQVIALIALAARSGGRDLGPLAAASSWLEKAVREMDGTARALAKQLAKVQKLFILGYGLGHGVALEGALKIKEVTGIPCEGMFSSEFKHGPLAMVEQGTPVLFTASPAGCHMLTNHVTEVTCRGGYAIVIAPEHENLRAEASLFIPLPVGSEVEYAVVGAVPFQLFAYHLAVTLGFDPDYPRNLSKTLTVD, from the coding sequence ATGTGCGGGATTTTCGGGATTGTGTTTGAGAACGACCGGCCTTTGGGTGAGATCCTCACGGGTGCTGCCAAGAGGCTTTCCTACCGCGGGTACGACTCGGTAGGTGCTGCAGCCATTGATTCCCAGGGCCGAATTGATTTGCGCAAGGCCCCCGGCAAGGTGGAGGAGGTGGCGGAAAAGCTCAAGTTTTCGGAACTTACCGGCTCACGCGGCATCTGCCAGCTGCGCTGGGCCACCTTTGGCGCCCCTTCCTACGAAAACGCCCAGCCCCATTTGGACTCCGACGGGGATCTGGTGGGCGCCCACAACGGCAACGTGGTGAACAACGCCGAGCTGCGTCGGCAGTTTATTGCCGAAGGCATGACGGTGCGGGGCACCAACGACGGGGAATCCTGCGTGCACGCGGTGGAGCGCTACGTCAACCGCGGTTTGAGCTTGCCCGAAGCGGTCCGGGCCGCCTACCGTGATTTGGCCGGGGATTTTGCCTTTGTCATCGGCAACAACAGGGAAAACATCCTGGTGGCGGTGAAAAAAGGCTCGGGGTTGGTGGTGGGGGTGGGTCCCGACTTTACCTGCTGTTCTTCCGACCTGCCCTCGGTCTTGCCGCTCACCCGCCGGGTGATCCCCATGGAAGACGGGGAAATGGTGGTGCTGCGGCCTCACTCCGTGGAGCTTTACCGGGTGGAGGACGGCGCCCCCATTGCCCGGGAGCCCAAGGAAGTGGGCGAGGACATGGGGGTCCCGGAAAAAGGCGGCTTTCCCCACTTCATGCTCAAGGAAATCCACGAGCAGGCGGCTGCGGCCCGGGAGCTTTACCACCTTCTGGAGCATTCGGAGCACCTGCCGCAAATCGCCCAGGAAGTGGCTAAAGCCCGGAGGGTTTTCCTGGTGGGCTCCGGCTCTTCCTACCACGCTTGCCTCATCGGCTCTCACTTTTTTTCCTCGCTGGCCGGGATTCTGGCCATTCCGGTGTTGCCCCAGCAGTTCGTGGAGCAATTCGGTCCGGCTCTGGGGGCCGACGATGTGGCGGTGTACGTATCCCAGTCCGGGGAAACCAAGGACGTGCTTAACGCCCTCAACTACGCCACCGCCAAGGGAGTAAAGGCCTTGGGCCTGGTGAACGTGCTGGGCTCCACGCTCACCAGGAAGGTGGAGCGATACCTGCCGCTGGCCTGCGGGTGGGAAATTTCCGTGCCGGCCACCAAGACGTACACAAACCAGGTCATCGCCCTCATTGCCTTAGCCGCCCGCAGCGGCGGTCGTGATTTGGGGCCGCTGGCAGCCGCTTCTTCTTGGCTTGAAAAAGCGGTGCGGGAAATGGACGGCACCGCCCGCGCCCTGGCCAAGCAGCTGGCCAAGGTCCAGAAGCTCTTCATCCTGGGTTACGGCCTGGGGCACGGGGTGGCTCTGGAGGGGGCGCTGAAGATCAAAGAGGTGACCGGTATCCCCTGCGAGGGCATGTTTTCCTCGGAGTTCAAGCACGGGCCGCTGGCCATGGTGGAGCAAGGCACGCCGGTGCTTTTCACCGCCTCCCCGGCCGGCTGCCACATGCTCACCAACCACGTCACCGAGGTAACCTGCCGCGGCGGCTACGCCATCGTTATCGCTCCGGAACACGAAAACCTGCGGGCGGAAGCCAGCCTCTTCATCCCTCTGCCGGTGGGCTCGGAGGTGGAGTACGCGGTGGTGGGGGCCGTGCCGTTCCAGTTGTTTGCTTACCACCTGGCGGTGACGTTGGGCTTTGATCCGGATTACCCGCGCAACCTCTCGAAGACGTTGACGGTGGATTAG
- a CDS encoding MBL fold metallo-hydrolase: MEGPRFADPCPNHLPPELRLSFPFGTLMGTSIASRATALAVPELGFALDLGRLTPVIMQQPTVFLTHAHLDHSSALAAYLNTRARFFREEKTAVWVPEPLREDFLAAFAVLPGMHSVRKRTALEEVLLPAWDGTEVSLPWGHARAFATDHGVPSLGWAFYQKDSSRPFLVIAGDGDPWHFAKKPQLLDAQVAVVECSLSGENRRLAARMARHAHILDWIELAPQLACDVLVLAHLPEGGLGEPTLLDRLQNAFPGQLAVFSLPSQSTRPAPAEEA; the protein is encoded by the coding sequence ATGGAAGGCCCCCGCTTTGCCGATCCTTGCCCCAACCACCTGCCGCCGGAGCTGCGCCTTTCCTTTCCCTTTGGCACGCTCATGGGAACCTCCATTGCTTCCCGAGCTACTGCCCTGGCCGTGCCGGAGCTTGGCTTTGCTTTGGACCTGGGTCGCCTCACACCCGTCATCATGCAGCAGCCCACGGTGTTCTTGACCCACGCCCACCTGGACCACAGCTCGGCTTTAGCCGCTTACCTCAACACCCGGGCCCGTTTTTTCCGCGAAGAAAAAACTGCCGTTTGGGTTCCCGAGCCCCTGCGGGAGGACTTCCTTGCGGCTTTTGCTGTGCTCCCCGGCATGCACTCGGTGCGCAAGCGAACAGCTCTTGAGGAGGTGCTGCTGCCAGCTTGGGATGGTACCGAAGTGAGCCTCCCGTGGGGCCACGCCCGGGCCTTTGCCACCGATCACGGCGTGCCTTCTCTGGGCTGGGCGTTTTACCAGAAAGACAGCTCCCGGCCGTTTTTGGTTATTGCCGGGGACGGGGATCCCTGGCATTTTGCTAAGAAACCTCAGCTTCTGGACGCCCAGGTGGCGGTGGTGGAGTGTTCGCTTTCGGGGGAAAACCGCCGCCTGGCAGCTCGGATGGCCCGCCACGCCCATATCCTGGACTGGATCGAGTTAGCTCCGCAGCTTGCCTGCGACGTTCTGGTTTTGGCGCACCTTCCCGAGGGAGGCCTGGGCGAGCCAACGCTGCTTGACCGCCTGCAAAATGCTTTCCCCGGCCAGCTTGCGGTTTTTTCTCTGCCATCGCAAAGCACACGGCCAGCCCCGGCGGAGGAGGCTTAA
- a CDS encoding cobalamin B12-binding domain-containing protein gives MRPYRILLAKVGLDGHDRGVKVIARALRDAGFEVIYTGLRQTPAMVADAAVQEDVDAVGLSSLSGAHMTLFPAVVEELRKRDAGDILVFGGGIIPQEDIPALLAAGIDRLFLPGATTSEIVDYLKETLAARAGQKA, from the coding sequence ATGCGACCGTACCGGATTTTGCTGGCCAAGGTGGGGTTGGACGGGCACGACCGGGGTGTCAAGGTCATCGCCCGGGCGCTGCGGGATGCGGGGTTTGAAGTGATTTACACCGGCCTGCGCCAAACCCCGGCCATGGTGGCGGATGCGGCGGTGCAGGAAGACGTGGATGCGGTGGGGCTTTCGTCCCTTTCCGGGGCGCACATGACGCTTTTTCCCGCCGTGGTGGAAGAGCTCAGAAAACGCGATGCCGGCGATATTTTGGTTTTTGGCGGGGGCATCATCCCCCAGGAGGACATCCCCGCGCTTTTGGCGGCGGGGATCGATCGCCTGTTTCTCCCCGGTGCCACGACCAGCGAAATCGTGGACTACCTCAAGGAAACGCTGGCGGCTCGCGCAGGACAAAAAGCCTAG
- a CDS encoding NAD(P)/FAD-dependent oxidoreductase — MAEATTPKVAMVGAGLTGLVAAWRLVQEGVPVTIFERYPQAGGLVATFRVGGEELECFYHHLFTTDRDYVALAEELGLGDSIRWLASSMGIYTAGKLYPFGTPLSLLRFSPFSLADKLRFALSVLYLGRVKSPQRFTGVPAWQWIRRFAGKRVLDLVWGPLLEQKFAERKHEVSMAWLWKKVQLRGQSRGAGGFKEALGYMDGSFGRLVRLLEAKLRERGVVFRYGEPALKLEATEKGLALRTRKGVELFPYVLFTASPRELVRVDSGAFPGWYRQKLEALEATNALCLVLELDRAFLPFYWTNVADPSFPFGGVIEHTNLVEKERYGGRHVVYLSKYLFASHPLWQASPKEVYDAFVPHLSRLNPAFSERFILDWHLFKAADAQPLVTCHYEEKLPPVETPIPGLFHCSMAHIYPEDRGQNYAVREANRVAKLILQRLRAS, encoded by the coding sequence ATGGCAGAAGCGACGACTCCCAAGGTAGCCATGGTAGGTGCGGGCTTAACCGGCCTGGTGGCCGCCTGGCGGCTGGTGCAAGAAGGCGTGCCGGTGACCATCTTCGAGCGCTACCCCCAGGCCGGAGGCCTGGTGGCCACCTTTCGCGTGGGCGGTGAGGAACTGGAGTGCTTCTACCACCACCTGTTCACCACCGACCGCGACTACGTGGCCTTGGCGGAGGAGCTGGGGCTTGGAGATAGCATCCGCTGGCTTGCCTCCAGCATGGGCATTTACACCGCCGGCAAACTCTATCCCTTTGGCACGCCGCTTTCGCTTTTGCGGTTTTCTCCTTTTTCGCTGGCGGACAAGCTGCGCTTTGCCCTTTCGGTGCTTTACCTGGGGAGGGTTAAAAGCCCCCAGCGGTTTACCGGCGTTCCCGCCTGGCAGTGGATCCGCCGCTTTGCGGGCAAAAGGGTTCTGGATTTGGTGTGGGGGCCGCTTCTGGAGCAAAAGTTTGCCGAACGAAAGCATGAGGTTTCCATGGCCTGGCTCTGGAAGAAGGTGCAGCTCCGGGGCCAGTCCCGGGGCGCCGGGGGTTTCAAGGAAGCCTTAGGCTACATGGACGGCTCCTTTGGCCGCCTGGTGCGGCTTTTGGAAGCAAAACTGCGGGAACGGGGGGTGGTCTTTCGTTACGGGGAGCCTGCTTTGAAGCTTGAAGCTACGGAAAAAGGCCTGGCGCTGCGCACCCGCAAGGGGGTAGAGCTTTTCCCCTACGTGCTCTTTACCGCATCCCCCAGGGAGCTGGTCCGGGTTGATTCCGGCGCTTTCCCCGGTTGGTACCGGCAAAAGCTGGAAGCCCTGGAGGCCACCAACGCGCTTTGCCTGGTCCTGGAGCTGGACCGGGCCTTCTTGCCCTTTTACTGGACCAACGTGGCCGATCCCTCGTTCCCCTTTGGCGGCGTCATCGAGCACACCAATTTGGTGGAAAAGGAACGCTACGGGGGTCGGCACGTGGTTTACCTTTCGAAATACCTTTTTGCCAGCCACCCCCTCTGGCAGGCCAGCCCCAAAGAGGTGTACGACGCCTTCGTTCCCCACCTCTCCCGCCTCAACCCGGCTTTTTCCGAAAGGTTTATTTTGGACTGGCACCTGTTCAAGGCCGCCGACGCTCAACCCCTGGTCACCTGTCACTACGAAGAGAAGCTGCCACCGGTGGAAACCCCCATCCCCGGGCTTTTCCACTGCTCCATGGCCCACATTTACCCGGAAGATCGGGGGCAAAACTACGCGGTACGGGAAGCCAACCGGGTGGCCAAGCTGATCCTCCAGCGGCTGCGGGCCAGCTAA
- a CDS encoding DUF2147 domain-containing protein translates to MKRVLVGLFLCASVVGAGEREAVLGFWHTPPDAKNGAAIVEIRQKGEGLSGRIVWLEKPVYPPDHPAAGKPKVDRENPDPNLRTRPVMGLEILTGFRWDGKRWVDGEIYDPVSGNTYRATITLEGQDRLRLRGYVGIPLLGRTEVWTRVPGVPESQTAPGSSP, encoded by the coding sequence ATGAAGCGCGTGTTGGTGGGCTTGTTCCTGTGCGCCAGCGTGGTGGGAGCAGGGGAAAGGGAAGCGGTGCTGGGCTTTTGGCACACACCCCCGGATGCAAAAAACGGTGCGGCCATCGTGGAAATCCGGCAAAAGGGGGAGGGCCTTTCCGGGCGGATCGTGTGGCTGGAAAAGCCGGTCTATCCGCCGGATCATCCGGCCGCGGGAAAACCCAAGGTGGATCGGGAAAACCCCGACCCCAACCTGCGCACCCGGCCGGTTATGGGCCTGGAGATCCTCACCGGATTCCGCTGGGACGGGAAGCGGTGGGTAGACGGGGAGATTTACGATCCGGTCAGTGGCAACACCTACCGCGCCACCATCACCCTGGAAGGCCAGGACCGCTTGCGGTTGCGGGGTTACGTGGGCATTCCGCTTTTGGGTCGCACCGAGGTCTGGACCCGGGTGCCGGGCGTGCCGGAAAGCCAGACCGCTCCCGGTTCTTCTCCGTGA